Below is a window of Flavobacterium sp. CFS9 DNA.
ATATCAAAAGTCCCAGCGAGAGTTGGGGCTTTTTTTTGTGGGAATATTTGAACGAAGTTTGTAGTGTTTAAAAAATGAAGGTTGATTATTATTTTCGTTTATTTCAATTTTAATGCTATTTTTGATTGAAAAAAAAATTAATTATGAGAAAATTTATATATGCAATCGTTCTTTTTGTGAGTTTTTCTTCAGCGTCTTTTTCGCAGGAAGCAGTTGAAAAAAGTGCTCCTCCGGCAGGAAATGCTATAGTGGGAGATCATTATGGTGCTGATGTTTCGAAAATTTCAGAAAGCAAAGCGATCACGGTTGAGAAGTTGAAAAACGACTTAAAAACGACTAATAAAGCTGAAAATATATCGGTGAAAGGAGTGGTGACCGATGTTTGTCCGAAGAAAGGATGCTGGGTTACGGTTAAAACAGAGGATGGTTCTCCGTTTTTTGTAAAAATGAAAGATTATGCTTTTTTTGTGCCAACGGCCTTAAAAGGTAAAAATGTTGTTTTGGAAGGTACAGCTGAGA
It encodes the following:
- a CDS encoding DUF4920 domain-containing protein translates to MRKFIYAIVLFVSFSSASFSQEAVEKSAPPAGNAIVGDHYGADVSKISESKAITVEKLKNDLKTTNKAENISVKGVVTDVCPKKGCWVTVKTEDGSPFFVKMKDYAFFVPTALKGKNVVLEGTAEKKITSVDELKHYAKDAKKSKAEIDAITKPKEEIRFMADGIKVVN